GTTCAAGGTCATGAGAAGGTTGTTTTGCAGGAGCCTTGATAAattactgtagtgcatcttgtagatggcacatatTTCTGCAACTGTGCAGAAGGAATGAATGTTGGAGCTGTTGGTTGGGGTGCTCATCCAGCAGGCTTTTGCATTTCACATACCTAAGCAATTTTTACAGTCCACGTTTCTGTTTCCGATGAGCTTCTATAATcttcatttttttctcctttcatcAATTTTTGGGCCATCCTTTGTTGGGTTACAAATTATCCCCAAATTCCTAATTTATTGGATTCttttgcaaacttacaaaccactTCCTTAGCTCCAATGTAACCTATCAGTCCTTTTGTCAACCATAGCTGATTTAATTTCAGATGATTTAATGCATATTTCTGTCTTCAAGAAAAACATAATTGTGCTAAATCATGCAATATTTATTCAAATACTTGCTACTACCTGTGTACTTTCAAGTCATTTTGTGTATTTTGCCAATTCTTTTCAGCCAACTTGGCACTCCATAGTTTCCACTGTTAATATTGAGACTGTAATTCCAGAATGAACTACATCACTTTCAAACTTGATTAAAATTCTACATTACGGTAACTATTTAACAAAGGCTCCTTGACAGAAACGTTATTAATGATCCTTTTCTTTACATAATACTCCATTTAAAACCTAAATCAGAAATGCTTCAGTTAAAAACTGCATAAAATCACTTTACACAACGTTTGTGCTGAATCGGTTCACGCAGCATGTATGGGAATTGAAGTTATCTACTATTACTGTATTACAAATATTACGTGGACATCTAGTGTCTACcttacatttaaaaggaattgttTGGGATATTAAAATAGATTCAGTAGTatatgtgttcaagaaaattccAAATAATTATTTTACCTATACGATTATCACCTAAAGCTGGGCTAGATGTTTTAACATGTTTATAATCTGGATGTAATTAACAGCAAATTACAGCTCTGGAAATCATCCATGGACTTGCTGCGGTCTCGGCAGGTGAGCCGTGAGGTGGGATTTCTGAGTGAATCCTTCCCCACATTCACAGTACATAAGTGGGCTCTCTCCAATGTAAACTCACTGGTGACAGTCAGTTGAGATGATCATCTGTACCCAAACCAACAGTCTCTCATCGGTGTGACCACTGTTCATTAAGTAACAGTTCCGCAGAGCTTTTAAAACACTTCCCTCAGTCTGGACATATAAAAGGCTTCTCATCGGAGTGAACACGTTGATGGCGTATCAAATCCCAGGATCTTGCATAGCACTTTCCACAGTCTGCACACttaaaaggtctctccccagtgtgaactcgctggtgtgtcagGAGGTGGATTTTctgagtaaatcccttcccacacatggagcaggtgaacggtctctctccGGTGTGAGTGCGCTGGTGTACAGTGAGACGAGATGACCATCTGAACCCTGTCCCACAatgagagcacctgaatggtctaTCATCGGTGTGAACACTTTGGTGTAACTTCAGCTCCTCAGAGCTTTTATAACTCCTCCCACAGTCTGGACATTTGAAAGGTCTCTCTTCAGTGTGAGCTTGCTGGTGTGCCTTGAGCTGGGATGATGCACGAAATCCCTTTCCACACTCAGTGCATGTGAATGACCTCTCTCCAGAATGAACTCGCTGATGCTTCAACAGGGTGGAGAACTGAATGAATACCTGCCCACATTCAGAGCAgatgaatgacctctccccagtgtgaagaCGCTGGTGTAGAGTAAGTTGAGATGATCTCTTGAACCCATTtccacagtgagagcacctgaatggtctctcgtcagtgtgaacACGGTGATGGACGATCAGCTCCCTTGAACctttaaagcacttcccacacTCTGAACATTTGtaaggtctctcgtcagtgtgaacacgttgatgggacTGCAGATAGTGTGAACTTTTAAAGTATTTTCCACAGTCTGTACATTTAAAAGGTCTTTCCTCAGTatgaacctgctggtgtgattTGAGgtgggatgactgagtgaatccaaTTCCACATTCagtgcaggtgaatggcctctccccagtgtgtatgcGCTGATGAACAATGAGTTGAGATGACCACTTGAAGCCAGCCCCACAGTCAGAGCACCTGAATcgtctctcctcagtgtgaacacGCCGATGGGACATCAACTCACTGGAACTTTTATAACATTTCCCACACtctggacatttaaaaggtctttCTTCAGTGTGAACACGCCGATGGGACATCAAATCACTGGAGCTTTTATAGCACTTCTCACACtctggacatttaaaaggtctctcctcACTGTGAACTCGCTTGTGTTTCAGCAGGGTGGATAACTGAGCAAATCCCCTCCCACAAAGGGAGCagatgaacggtctctccccagtgtgaacacgttggtgAACTTCCAGCGCAGAGCGGCAACTGAATCCTTTCTCACAGTTCCCGCACTTCCATGGTatctctccagtgtgactgcaTTTGTGGTTCTTGAGGACGGTTGATTGGCTGAAGCTTTTTCTGCACACAGAACATGTGTATCTGTTCTCCCCACAGTGAATGGTGCTTTCTTCTTCTATGTTTAAAATCTGTTGGCAGTCGGGTTGTGATAAATTGGGTGACTCCATCAGATCAAGGTGTGATGCTTGGTTTCAATATCCTGACTTCAAATCCTCGTCTTTGCATACCCTATTAATTGATTTAAACAGAAAAGTGGAATGAGAGGAAAGCCGCAAAGACATAAATTCAGGCTGTGACATTATactgagtgaactgggaaatATGTAGGGCTAGCATTTTGGACAAGACACCATGAAAGCTGCTGGATTGTCATAGAAACTGAACTGAGGCGATCAGGTGTGCTCTGAGCCTGTTCAAGACAGTAGGACCTTTATGATGCAgcgtgagagaggagagagagagagagagacatggggaTGAAGTTAGATAGCTGGGGGCAAAGGAAGGGGACCCTACGTAAACTTGTCCAGAAATTTTACAGGATTTTCACTAGCTCAAAGATTCACAGTAGCAGATCTGTGTAAATGCCATTACAACCATGTTACCCTCCGAGACGAACCGTCCTGACCAGTTTGACATCCAATAATGGAGGAACAGAGACTCCTTCGGTCAGCTATTCGCCAGTGTCTTTAGTCCTTGTTACAAACTCCATTCCCCACCCGCCGACTGAATCTTTCTCCCTGGGAACTGTCTAGCGCTGAAACACTATTCAGGACTTTGGTGCCATATTTCATCCCAAACTATGAATCGAATCACATGTCCATATCATCAGTAAAACCACCGATTTCGCCTCAGTCTTAGCTGATCTGCTTCTCATCAATTCTAACGCCTCCCAAATTCACCCTCCTTGTAATTGAGATCATCCCCGACACTGCCAGTCTCCTAACGGACACCAACTCTTGCTGAGCAAGCCTCAGCGACATCACATATTGTCCCACAGAACGGTTGCGCAGCGCTCTGTTCCACTTTGACCTTATAAAGATGGCGCCCCAAAGCCCGCGCTCCGTTTTCTCGAAAAAATGGCGGCCGTAAACCTGGGCCTCCTCCCTGAACAAAGACCACGATCACTGAATGGTCTTATTCAGGATTTGCGACCTACACAAGGTGCTTACGAAGTGTCTCTGCTCCGTTCTCCTATGGAAGTTCTAACACAAAAGTCTCCTTACCTCCCCGTTCTGGCGCCGATCACAGCTGCCAGAAAAACCTACTCCATGTCTCCCAGTCCCGATAACTGTGACACTGCGCATGTCCCACATACAAACCAAACTGCGCTTGTGTCTGAGCCTGCCGTTGGATGCACAGCGAACATTCATATCCGCATTCGATTTGGGGTAAACAGACTGCCATTACCTGGTAACTTGGAACGAAGTTTCTTGCTCGATTTGTGTAAATCAATTCGAAATACGTAAGTAATCGTAATCTGCATCTCAACTGTTTCTTAAAATTTATTTCTAGGACGGATTTAATGCTCTACGATGTAGTGAGAATGATCGGAACTTGTAAAACTTCTCGCTTCCCTTTTTGACTGGTCCTGAAGCGTTCACACCCCGTCAGTCCCTGGCCCCATCTCTCGTCTAATCTGGTCGGAAACCAGACAGCAGCTCGGTTCTCCAGTTCCGCCCCTTCCTCCCATAGGCTAAGTTTAGTTCAGACGCTACTCCGCACCAGAAATATATAAAAGGGAGAACGCGGCAATCCTCCCAAACAAAGGAATGGTGACACCGTGTTGGTGTCCCTACTCTTAGACGGAGAGGTCTGGGTTCAGTTCCTAGTTCCTACCTGCTGCAGGACTGTGTAATAATATCGCTACGCTGAACATGAATTATGAAAAACAAGAGAAGTcaagagagagataataggagctgcagatgctggagaatcggagataacaagctgtggagctggatgaacacagcaggccaagcagcagttgatggagcggtggggggaggggaagttttgaagcttgtgaaatccacattgataccattgggctgcagggttcccaagtggaatatgagttgctattcctgcaaccttcaagtggcatcgttgtggcactgctggaggccctggatggacatgtcgtctgaggaatgggatgaggagttgaaatggctcgcaattgggaggtgcagctgtttattgcgaaccgagcataggtgctctgcaaaatggtccccaagcctctgcttggtttcagtgcggatttcacaagcttcaaaatctcccctcccccaccgcatcccaaaaccagaccagctcgtccccacctccctaacctgttcttcctctcatccatcccctcctcccacctcaagctgctaCCTACctaccatttcctacctactaacctcatcccatcccattgacctgtctgtcctccctagactgaactatctcctccctacttccccaacAAAAcacacctttaccggctccatcccacctctttaacatgtctgtctcctctccacccatctactcctcaatccatcttctatctgcctctcactttttatttcagaaccctcctcacctcccccatttctgatgaagggtctaggctccaaacgtcagttttcctactccaaagatgctgtttggccatccagctccacaccttgttatctcaaagtcaAGGGAGATTTGGCTGACTGCAGGAGGCAGAGGTTGGGGATGATTGGGTCTTTTGTCTGATGGCAGTAGCTGATTAACAATAATCCGTAGAGGCCACTGTTGGGACCACAACCATTCACGTTAAACATTAAtggtctggatgaaggaactgaggggcaTTAGGCAAagacatggcagatgaaattaaaTGTGAAAGAAGTGTGAGGTTTAgcactttggctggaagaatagagGCTCAGAtcattttttaaatggggaaagacttccCAATTCTAGCACAAAGGCACTTTGGAGTCTGAGTTtaagattctctaaaggttaacaaGTAAGTTCGGTTAACAGTTACAAAAGCAAATGTGATggtagcatttttttttcaagaggGCTAGACAGAATAGCAGAGATATTCAGCTAAGGCTGTATAATGCTCTGGTCAGATTGTATTAGGGGTATTCTGAGCATTTTTAGGAATTTTGGGACTAGTATGTAGagaaggatgtgttggcattggagAATTACAAGATCATCCCAGTTATAAAGGGCTTTTCATAGGTGGAATagttagagtcatagtgtcattgacctgtacagcactgaaacagacccttttgtccaagtTGTCAACATTGACCAGGTATcttaaaataatctagtcccattttccagcatttagcccatgcttctctaaacccttcctcttcatattcccatcaggtgccttttaaa
The window above is part of the Stegostoma tigrinum isolate sSteTig4 chromosome 7, sSteTig4.hap1, whole genome shotgun sequence genome. Proteins encoded here:
- the LOC125454266 gene encoding zinc finger protein 585B-like; its protein translation is MESPNLSQPDCQQILNIEEESTIHCGENRYTCSVCRKSFSQSTVLKNHKCSHTGEIPWKCGNCEKGFSCRSALEVHQRVHTGERPFICSLCGRGFAQLSTLLKHKRVHSEERPFKCPECEKCYKSSSDLMSHRRVHTEERPFKCPECGKCYKSSSELMSHRRVHTEERRFRCSDCGAGFKWSSQLIVHQRIHTGERPFTCTECGIGFTQSSHLKSHQQVHTEERPFKCTDCGKYFKSSHYLQSHQRVHTDERPYKCSECGKCFKGSRELIVHHRVHTDERPFRCSHCGNGFKRSSQLTLHQRLHTGERSFICSECGQVFIQFSTLLKHQRVHSGERSFTCTECGKGFRASSQLKAHQQAHTEERPFKCPDCGRSYKSSEELKLHQSVHTDDRPFRCSHCGTGFRWSSRLTVHQRTHTGERPFTCSMCGKGFTQKIHLLTHQRVHTGERPFKCADCGKCYARSWDLIRHQRVHSDEKPFICPD